In Microbulbifer sp. THAF38, the sequence AGGTCGCGACAGAAGCGCAGGTAGCTACCCGGTCGTTCTTCGATACGCACTGCCAATACCGCCTCGCGCTTCTCGCCAATTTCTGTGCGCTCACTGATGTAGCGCAACCGGTCGAAATTGATATTGGCCCCGCTACACACGGTTGCCAGTGCCGCATTGCGGCCGCCACTCTCTTCTGCGTATTTTTTTAAACCGGCCAGGCCAACGGCCCCGGCGGGTTCGGCAATTGAGCGGGTGTCCTCAAAAATATCCTTGATCGCCGCACAGATTTCATCGGTGCTTACCGTGATCACACCATCTACCGTTTCGCGTAAAACACGAAAGGTCTCCTCACCAATTTGCGCCACGGCAACCCCATCGGCAAACAACCCCACTTGTGGCAAGCGTACGCGCTCACCGCTGTCCAGGGCCGCTTTGAGGCAGGCGGCCTCTTCGGGTTCCACGGCATAGACCCGGGTTTCCGGCCTCACATACTTAATATAAGCGGCCATACCTGCGGCGAGCCCGCCGCCGCCGACGGGAATAAAAACCGCCTCGAGATTACCGGAATGCTGGCGCAATAGCTCCATGGCCACAGTACCCTGGCCCGCGATCACGTCCGGATCATCATAGGGATGTACAAATACCAGATCGCGTTCCTGCACCAGCTGCTGGGCGCGACTGGCAGCCTCGTCAAAGGTATCCCCGTGCAACACCACTTCGGCACCGCGCATGCGAACGGCGTTGACCTTAATTTGGGGAGTGGTCTTCGGCATCACAATCGTCGCGCGCACCCCCAGTTGCGCGGCTCCCATTGCCAGGCCCTGGGCGTGATTGCCCGCGGAAGCGGCTATCACGCCGCGCGCGCGCTGCTCCTGGGGCAATTGCAGCAGCTTGTTATAGGCGCCGCGAATCTTGAAGGAAAATACCGGCTGCAGGTCTTCCCGCTTGAGCAGAATCCGGTTTCCCAGGCGGTGTGACAACTGACGCATCGGCTCCAAGGGCGTCTCGGTGGCGACATCGTAAATGCGCGCGTCTAAAATGCGCTTGATATAGGACTTGGGCATGGCTGTATCAACTGCCGTTGCGGTTAATTTCTGTGCGCGACTCAGGCAAGCGTAGTAGCAGGAGCGGGCGGTAAGGCAACCGCCGCATGCGCAACACCGGCAGGCCAGTCTAATCCTTGATCAGCATTATTGCCATTTTTTTAGATATATTGCGCTTTTTTTTATCGAAAGAAACAAATAAAGCAGAAATAATTGCACAGGAAACTATCCAGCCTATGACCCAGGATGAACTGAAACAGGCCACCGCCCGCGCCGCCATCGACTATATTTCCCCGCGCCTGGAGCCCGACTCCATCGTCGGCATCGGCACTGGCTCCACGGCCAATTTCTTTATTGACTACCTGGCTGAGATCAAAGGCCAATTTGACGGCGCCGTAGCCAGCTCCGAAGCTTCCGCACAAAGGCTCAAGGCCCACGGTATTCCAGTGTATGAACTGAATAGCGTGGATGGCATGCAGTTTTATGTGGATGGTGCCGATGAGACAAACCCCGCTCTGGAGCTGATCAAAGGCGGTGGTGCAGCGCTCACCCGCGAAAAAATTGTCGCTGCCTGCGCTGACGAATTCATCTGCATTGCCGATGAAAGCAAGTGGGTGGAGACTCTGGGCAACTTTCCCCTGCCAGTGGAAGTGATTCCCATGGCCCGATCGCTGGTGGCCCGCGAGTTGGTCAAACTGGGAGGAGATCCGGTCTACCGCCAGGGCGTGATTACCGATAATGGCAACGCCATCTTGGATGTGTATAACCTGAAGATCGAACAGCCGAAAGACCTGGAAGATGCCATCAACAATATCACCGGTGTGGTCACTAATGGGATCTTTGCCATGCGCCCAGCCGATGTGCTACTGCTCGGCACCAGTACCGGAGTGAAAACTGTCACCGCTCAGTAATGCTAAGAAACTATGGGAAAGAATAATAAGAAACTGCTAGCCGCACTGCTTGGCGCCTTAACCCTGATCGCGGGCTGCACCACCAGCCCGCCCAGTAACCCGGATAATGTCTGCTCTATTTTTCGTGAGAAGAAGAGCTGGTACCGGGAGGCCAAGGCCGCAGAGGAGAAATGGGGGTCACCTGTGGCTGTGATGATGGCCATACTGCACCAGGAGTCGCGCTATGTGCACGATGCGCGCCCCCCGCGCACCAAAATTCTCGGCTTTATCCCCGGCCCAAGGCCCTCAGACGCCTATGGCTACGCCCAGGCCCTGGGTAGCACCTGGCGTGGATACCAGCGCTCCAGCTTCAACTATGGGGCGGACAGAGATGATTTTGGCGACGCCATCGATTTTGTTGGCTGGTACAACAACACCAGCGCGCGCCGATGCCAAATCCGTGCAAACGACGCCTACCACCTTTACCTGGCCTACCACGAAGGGCACGGGGGCTTTAACCGGCGCAGTTTTAAAAACAAAGCCTGGCTTAAAAG encodes:
- the ilvA gene encoding threonine ammonia-lyase, biosynthetic; translated protein: MSRAQKLTATAVDTAMPKSYIKRILDARIYDVATETPLEPMRQLSHRLGNRILLKREDLQPVFSFKIRGAYNKLLQLPQEQRARGVIAASAGNHAQGLAMGAAQLGVRATIVMPKTTPQIKVNAVRMRGAEVVLHGDTFDEAASRAQQLVQERDLVFVHPYDDPDVIAGQGTVAMELLRQHSGNLEAVFIPVGGGGLAAGMAAYIKYVRPETRVYAVEPEEAACLKAALDSGERVRLPQVGLFADGVAVAQIGEETFRVLRETVDGVITVSTDEICAAIKDIFEDTRSIAEPAGAVGLAGLKKYAEESGGRNAALATVCSGANINFDRLRYISERTEIGEKREAVLAVRIEERPGSYLRFCRDLGDRAITEFNYRYAGDGEAHIFVGLQVSAGSDRSQLVERLESKGYSVTDLTDNEMAKLHIRHLVGGRVPGLRHEVVYRFEFPERPGALRKFLEQLAGRWNITLFHYRNHGAAYGRVLAGLQVEPSEREQLLDLLEQLQFPFWDETENPAYRFFLGN
- the rpiA gene encoding ribose-5-phosphate isomerase RpiA, which produces MTQDELKQATARAAIDYISPRLEPDSIVGIGTGSTANFFIDYLAEIKGQFDGAVASSEASAQRLKAHGIPVYELNSVDGMQFYVDGADETNPALELIKGGGAALTREKIVAACADEFICIADESKWVETLGNFPLPVEVIPMARSLVARELVKLGGDPVYRQGVITDNGNAILDVYNLKIEQPKDLEDAINNITGVVTNGIFAMRPADVLLLGTSTGVKTVTAQ